In the genome of Pseudanabaena sp. FACHB-2040, one region contains:
- a CDS encoding amino acid racemase — MKTIGLIGGMSWESSIEYYRIINETTKAKLGGLHSAKSVMFSVDFAEVEALQHQSRWQEAATLMIEAAKSLERSGANFVILCTNTMHKLAEEIQASIQIPFLHIADATAQRVQANGMRRVGLLGTRFTMEEDFYRGRLIHKHGLDVIVPNDDERAIVHRVIYEELCLGIVNSKSREQYVDVMTRLVQAGAEGIILGCTEIELLVEDEDVAVPLFPTTRIHAEAAVEFAIATNQSQHP; from the coding sequence GTGAAAACAATTGGGCTAATTGGCGGCATGAGTTGGGAGTCTTCGATTGAGTATTACCGCATCATCAATGAGACAACCAAAGCCAAGCTCGGTGGGCTGCATTCTGCTAAGAGCGTGATGTTTTCAGTTGACTTTGCAGAGGTTGAAGCTTTACAGCATCAGAGCCGCTGGCAAGAAGCGGCAACGCTCATGATCGAAGCTGCGAAAAGTCTTGAACGATCAGGGGCAAATTTCGTGATTCTTTGCACCAATACAATGCATAAACTGGCGGAAGAAATTCAGGCCAGTATTCAAATTCCTTTTCTCCATATTGCTGATGCAACCGCTCAACGCGTTCAAGCAAACGGTATGCGAAGAGTTGGCTTGTTGGGAACTCGCTTTACGATGGAGGAAGATTTCTACAGGGGGCGACTGATTCACAAACATGGTTTAGATGTGATAGTTCCCAATGATGATGAGCGAGCCATCGTCCATCGTGTTATCTATGAGGAACTGTGCCTCGGTATTGTCAATTCAAAGTCCCGAGAACAATACGTTGATGTTATGACTCGGTTGGTTCAAGCAGGGGCAGAAGGCATTATTCTAGGCTGCACAGAGATTGAGTTGCTGGTTGAAGACGAAGACGTAGCTGTGCCTCTGTTCCCAACCACCCGAATTCATGCAGAGGCTGCAGTGGAGTTTGCGATCGCAACCAACCAAAGCCAGCATCCCTAA
- a CDS encoding sulfotransferase family protein, translating to MLKVVGAGLGRTGTKSLKFALERLLSKPCYHMAEVFSHPEHIPLWSAVSRGESIDWSRIFDGYIATVDWPSSSFWFELSTIYPDSLIILSYRDADSWWQSASSTIFPRIRKSEGVWRSMVDELFENRFTTDIANRSACIEAFNQHNELVRNSGLGHRLLEWKASDGWEPLCRALDLEIPEEPFPHENSTASFIQKHL from the coding sequence ATGCTGAAAGTAGTGGGGGCTGGACTCGGTCGAACTGGAACAAAGTCACTCAAGTTTGCACTCGAGCGACTTCTTAGCAAGCCTTGCTATCACATGGCTGAGGTATTCTCCCATCCAGAACATATTCCTCTTTGGAGTGCTGTATCTCGTGGTGAAAGTATTGATTGGTCGAGAATTTTTGATGGATATATTGCCACAGTAGATTGGCCTTCAAGTTCTTTTTGGTTTGAGTTGAGTACTATCTACCCTGACTCCCTTATTATTCTTTCCTATAGAGACGCTGACTCATGGTGGCAGAGTGCAAGTTCAACGATATTTCCTAGAATTAGGAAATCGGAAGGTGTGTGGCGTTCTATGGTTGATGAATTGTTTGAGAATAGATTTACTACAGACATAGCTAATCGCTCAGCGTGTATTGAAGCTTTTAATCAGCATAATGAGCTTGTCCGGAACTCTGGCTTAGGGCATAGGCTACTTGAATGGAAAGCTAGTGACGGCTGGGAACCACTATGTCGAGCGCTTGATCTGGAAATTCCAGAAGAGCCATTTCCTCATGAAAACTCAACAGCGTCTTTTATTCAAAAGCACTTGTGA
- a CDS encoding tetratricopeptide repeat protein — protein MRAPNMTLCTLVAIAAWDSFAATTMAQEPLVLPPLRGADDTGQTKLFKASPVTRTTPTPETSKQQSFSHPTLASASVITSRLPTAIADIKRRMLTQRQSPQLKSTLPRMAPPLSSRTAPAVTAPAITAPAVPAPVVTAPAVTNTSSAPTEEENLATIHPYLTTAAANLALQLAESGQLERARQMTQLLPPDQRAEILAKIEAWTPPQPLTAAQSEPAIPTATPTSNPEETPAEVATAAAAVPAPRQFRLFSRPNATPDVAPQPAPAPAPEAPSEAPSEAPSEALPEAPVELAASTPVVVPPSQSAVLAPAEVNLEALVPATPARITPEMPPPPETLAYVSKPPIPAPTSMIFPLAAEAPVTSPFGWRTHPISGSRRFHAGTDFGAPQGTPVLAALSGRIKLADWNGGYGLAVQIEHNDGTLDTFYAHLSEVMVQAGDLVERGTVVGHVGTTGYSTGPHLHFEVRRKTDGGWVEVDPMAEIETQPQAEQPAPAEPEAPVAQVPEAKPEAVPAPSAQPTPEYSLSQVPDLKGAMTSAVNATSNQDLPAPSTTLTAAASASAQPESAETPQESSQEQVSTPEVKDLNYWSDLCQSLVSKGQFSEALAACDRTLTLQPDALEIWVHRGQALEGLGLQTEALASYSYVLHRQPRHSQSLTYQCRTFLKMGSLEAALEACDQALSAARSWGQASPADAWHLRGQVLAQQTHHEEALRAYARALRVQDKRSDVLVDRCRSLLALGRYEDGLAACEEATAINQNWGKVTSAQVQHLQGRALAQLGRGEAAIAAFDQARAQDPKNADLWADQGQVLQSLGRYDDALNAFQQAAQIKPDSSRALMGQAAALNHLQRHEPALEAIDRALQGDGVWGSFTPSQIWDQQAQALGGVGRYDEGLAAANRAIELQPDSAAALNNRAVILWHLEQPEEALASTQKAIKLDPSYAPAWFNQGRLLSTTGEHAQALAAYDEVLRLNLDLATASLWINRAGALWSLGRLNDSLADLDKAIRLDPSSTEAQVNRGIVLLRMGRFEDAIAAYDKAIELDPNATAAWYGRGTALMRLNRASEASEAFAKIDF, from the coding sequence ATGCGCGCTCCGAATATGACGCTCTGTACCCTGGTTGCGATCGCAGCCTGGGATTCTTTCGCAGCCACCACAATGGCCCAAGAGCCCCTTGTTCTGCCACCCCTACGCGGAGCCGACGATACGGGCCAGACCAAACTATTCAAAGCCAGCCCTGTCACTAGAACAACCCCCACCCCAGAAACCTCAAAGCAACAGTCTTTTTCTCACCCCACACTAGCCTCGGCCTCAGTCATCACCTCGCGCTTACCCACTGCAATTGCCGACATAAAGCGCCGCATGCTGACCCAAAGGCAGTCTCCACAGCTCAAGTCAACCCTGCCACGTATGGCTCCGCCGCTTTCCTCCAGAACAGCTCCGGCTGTGACGGCTCCAGCTATAACCGCTCCAGCTGTGCCTGCTCCGGTCGTGACCGCTCCGGCCGTGACCAATACCAGTTCAGCTCCGACCGAGGAGGAGAATCTGGCAACGATTCACCCCTATTTGACGACAGCCGCCGCTAATCTGGCCCTGCAGCTAGCCGAGTCGGGTCAGCTAGAGCGGGCTCGGCAGATGACCCAACTGCTACCCCCCGATCAGCGGGCCGAGATCTTAGCCAAGATTGAGGCCTGGACGCCGCCTCAACCGCTAACAGCCGCTCAGAGCGAGCCTGCAATACCCACTGCAACGCCGACATCGAACCCAGAGGAGACCCCTGCCGAGGTGGCAACAGCAGCGGCGGCAGTGCCTGCCCCTCGCCAATTCAGGCTGTTTTCTCGACCGAATGCAACTCCAGACGTGGCTCCACAACCTGCCCCAGCGCCTGCTCCAGAAGCTCCCTCAGAAGCTCCCTCAGAAGCTCCCTCAGAAGCTCTCCCAGAAGCACCTGTTGAGCTGGCTGCATCCACTCCCGTTGTTGTGCCGCCTTCTCAGTCTGCGGTTTTGGCCCCGGCAGAAGTCAACCTTGAGGCGCTGGTGCCCGCTACGCCCGCCCGTATCACCCCAGAAATGCCGCCTCCACCGGAGACGTTGGCTTACGTCAGCAAGCCCCCCATCCCAGCCCCCACCAGCATGATCTTTCCGCTGGCGGCAGAGGCTCCGGTCACGTCTCCCTTTGGCTGGCGCACCCACCCGATCAGCGGGTCTCGTCGCTTTCACGCAGGCACAGACTTTGGCGCGCCCCAAGGCACTCCTGTGCTAGCGGCGTTAAGCGGACGAATTAAACTGGCTGACTGGAATGGCGGCTACGGGCTGGCAGTTCAGATTGAGCACAACGACGGCACTCTAGACACTTTCTATGCTCACCTGTCGGAGGTGATGGTGCAAGCGGGTGACTTGGTAGAGCGGGGCACCGTAGTGGGCCATGTGGGCACTACGGGCTATTCAACCGGGCCACACCTGCACTTTGAGGTGCGCCGCAAGACTGACGGGGGCTGGGTTGAGGTCGATCCGATGGCAGAAATAGAGACTCAGCCACAGGCCGAGCAACCCGCTCCGGCTGAGCCTGAAGCCCCTGTGGCCCAGGTGCCTGAGGCAAAACCGGAGGCTGTTCCGGCTCCCTCGGCCCAGCCGACTCCTGAATACTCGCTGTCTCAGGTTCCAGATCTAAAGGGAGCTATGACATCAGCCGTAAATGCTACGAGTAATCAGGACTTGCCTGCGCCCTCGACAACCCTCACTGCGGCTGCATCGGCCTCTGCTCAGCCTGAGTCTGCTGAAACCCCGCAAGAATCTAGCCAGGAGCAGGTCAGCACTCCCGAGGTTAAGGATCTGAACTATTGGTCAGACCTGTGTCAGTCGCTAGTGAGTAAGGGCCAGTTCTCTGAGGCGTTAGCTGCTTGCGATCGCACCCTCACCCTACAGCCCGATGCCCTAGAAATCTGGGTCCATCGCGGGCAGGCCCTGGAAGGCTTGGGCTTACAGACCGAGGCGTTGGCTAGCTATAGCTACGTGCTGCACCGACAGCCGCGCCACTCTCAAAGCTTGACCTATCAGTGCCGCACCTTCCTCAAGATGGGCAGCTTAGAAGCTGCGCTAGAGGCCTGTGATCAAGCGCTATCAGCAGCTCGGTCGTGGGGCCAGGCGTCTCCCGCCGATGCCTGGCACCTCAGGGGTCAGGTGCTGGCACAGCAGACCCACCATGAGGAGGCGCTGCGGGCTTATGCTCGGGCTTTGCGGGTTCAAGACAAGCGCTCAGATGTGCTGGTCGATCGCTGCCGTAGCCTGCTGGCCTTGGGCCGCTATGAAGATGGGCTAGCTGCCTGTGAAGAGGCCACAGCGATCAATCAAAACTGGGGCAAGGTAACCTCGGCCCAAGTGCAGCATCTTCAAGGACGGGCACTGGCACAGCTGGGTCGCGGTGAAGCTGCGATCGCAGCTTTTGACCAAGCCCGTGCTCAAGATCCAAAAAACGCCGACCTCTGGGCTGACCAAGGACAGGTGTTGCAGAGCCTGGGTCGCTACGATGATGCGCTCAATGCTTTTCAGCAAGCTGCCCAGATCAAGCCCGACTCCTCTCGGGCACTGATGGGTCAGGCCGCCGCCCTCAACCATTTGCAGCGGCACGAACCGGCCCTTGAAGCTATCGATCGGGCGCTGCAGGGAGATGGCGTTTGGGGCAGCTTCACCCCTAGCCAGATTTGGGACCAGCAGGCCCAAGCTCTAGGCGGCGTGGGGCGGTACGACGAGGGTCTAGCCGCAGCTAACCGCGCTATAGAGCTACAGCCTGACTCTGCTGCAGCTCTGAACAACCGGGCCGTTATTCTCTGGCATCTAGAGCAACCTGAAGAGGCTCTAGCCTCGACTCAGAAAGCCATCAAGCTAGACCCAAGCTATGCCCCGGCCTGGTTTAACCAGGGGCGGCTCCTCAGCACCACTGGAGAACACGCCCAGGCATTGGCTGCCTACGACGAGGTGCTGCGCCTCAACCTTGACCTTGCCACAGCTTCCCTCTGGATCAACCGGGCCGGAGCACTTTGGAGCCTGGGCCGCCTAAACGACTCCCTGGCTGACCTCGATAAAGCCATTCGGCTTGACCCCAGCTCCACCGAGGCCCAGGTCAATCGCGGTATCGTGCTGCTGCGGATGGGCCGGTTTGAAGATGCGATCGCAGCCTACGACAAAGCCATCGAACTAGATCCCAACGCCACCGCTGCCTGGTACGGTCGGGGAACTGCTTTGATGAGACTTAATCGGGCTAGTGAGGCTTCTGAGGCGTTTGCGAAAATTGATTTCTAA
- a CDS encoding GAF domain-containing protein, which translates to MKAKVPTQEAARLEALRQYRILDTPSEQAYDDITALAAFICDVPIALISLVDSDRQWFKSKVGLNVDETSRDVSFCAHAILSENIMIVKDTLQDERFGNNPLVTCAPNIRFYAGVPLRTPEGHLIGTLCVIDHQPRELSEHQITTLEALARQVVMQLELKRTSAQLADALEQIRVMEGLVPICSYCKGVRDDKGFWSTVEKFVKGQFNVDFSHGVCDQCMRQHFPDVAQVLLVDVKDSPCDKHSSSEELLG; encoded by the coding sequence ATGAAGGCTAAAGTTCCTACACAAGAGGCTGCTCGGCTTGAAGCACTCAGGCAATATAGGATTTTAGATACGCCATCTGAGCAAGCCTACGACGACATTACTGCCCTTGCCGCTTTCATTTGTGATGTGCCCATTGCTCTCATCAGTCTGGTTGATTCAGACCGTCAATGGTTTAAATCCAAAGTGGGTCTAAATGTTGACGAAACCAGTCGTGATGTCTCATTCTGCGCCCATGCCATCTTGAGTGAGAACATCATGATTGTGAAAGATACCCTGCAGGATGAGCGTTTTGGCAATAACCCGCTCGTAACCTGTGCGCCAAACATTCGCTTTTATGCAGGCGTCCCGCTGCGGACTCCTGAGGGCCATTTGATTGGAACACTCTGTGTCATTGACCATCAGCCTCGGGAGTTGTCAGAACACCAGATCACAACCTTGGAAGCATTGGCTCGTCAGGTTGTGATGCAGCTAGAGTTGAAGCGCACCTCGGCTCAATTGGCAGATGCTTTAGAACAAATCAGGGTGATGGAAGGGCTGGTTCCAATTTGCTCGTACTGCAAAGGGGTGCGTGACGACAAAGGCTTTTGGTCAACAGTTGAGAAATTTGTTAAAGGCCAATTCAACGTTGATTTTTCTCATGGGGTGTGCGACCAATGTATGCGGCAGCACTTTCCAGATGTAGCCCAAGTTTTACTCGTTGATGTTAAAGATTCTCCGTGTGATAAACATAGCTCATCCGAGGAATTATTGGGATAG
- a CDS encoding glutamine synthetase III, with protein MSGNEARVQAVRQIINRELMPPKPPERLEKIWAENVFNLSKMQASLPKAVFKSIKKTILTGEKLDPSIADTVATSMRDWAVSKGALYYAHVFYPMTNLTAEKHDGFIAVQGDGSVISEFSGKVLVQGEPDGSSFPNGGIRDTFEARGYTGWDVTSPAYIMETDNGSTLCIPTVFVSWTGEALDKKVPLLRSITAMDKAANKVLKLLGHANVARVSSSCGAEQEYFLVDTNFASQRPDLLLAGRTLFGKAPAKGQEFDDHYFGAIPERVQVFMQDVEETLYKLGIPAKTRHNEVAPGQFEIAPFFESANVASDHQQLLMTVLRHTAKKHGFNCLLHEKPFAGINGSGKHVNWSVGNATQGNLLDPGDSPHENAQFLVFCGAVIRGVHKYGSLMRAVIATASNDHRLGANEAPPAIMSVYLGTQLEEVFEQIKTGTVTESRQKGVMDLGVDVLPHLTKDAGDRNRTSPFAFTGNRFEFRAVGSSQSVSGPLIALNTMLADSLDWIGNRLERELSSEADLSTAIITVLKEVMEEHGAVVFGGNGYSEEWHKVAVEDRGLANLRTTADALPILKAEYIEDLFKKTGVLTPVELESRFEVYSEQYILSIEVEAKLVVSMAKTIIYPAALEYLSKLSSTIASLSSLGIDFEKESATKIADLTKSLVAATGQLSEALGQHDFATTEEKMQYCAQTLRPLMDEVRQYADALEGEVADSFWPLPTYQEMLFIK; from the coding sequence ATGAGTGGAAATGAAGCTCGCGTTCAAGCAGTTCGTCAGATTATCAATCGGGAACTGATGCCGCCCAAACCTCCAGAACGCCTGGAAAAAATATGGGCCGAGAACGTCTTCAACCTCAGCAAAATGCAGGCGAGTCTCCCCAAAGCCGTCTTCAAATCTATCAAAAAGACGATTCTCACAGGTGAAAAACTAGACCCCTCTATTGCAGATACCGTTGCCACTTCAATGAGAGACTGGGCTGTGTCAAAAGGGGCGCTCTACTACGCCCACGTCTTTTACCCAATGACCAACCTGACGGCAGAAAAGCACGACGGCTTCATTGCTGTGCAGGGAGACGGCAGCGTTATTTCAGAATTTTCTGGCAAAGTGCTGGTGCAGGGAGAGCCAGATGGGTCTTCGTTCCCCAATGGCGGTATTCGCGATACCTTTGAAGCGCGGGGATATACCGGGTGGGACGTGACCAGCCCTGCCTACATCATGGAAACAGACAACGGCTCAACGTTGTGCATTCCCACTGTTTTCGTGTCGTGGACGGGTGAAGCACTCGATAAAAAAGTGCCGCTTTTACGCTCCATCACCGCAATGGACAAAGCTGCTAACAAGGTTCTAAAACTCCTGGGTCATGCTAATGTTGCTCGGGTCAGTTCTAGCTGCGGAGCTGAGCAGGAATACTTTTTAGTAGACACTAATTTTGCCAGTCAGCGCCCTGATCTGCTGCTGGCTGGACGCACCCTTTTTGGTAAAGCTCCGGCTAAAGGTCAGGAATTTGACGACCATTACTTTGGCGCGATTCCAGAGCGGGTTCAAGTCTTCATGCAGGATGTTGAAGAAACGCTCTACAAGCTAGGCATTCCGGCAAAAACCAGGCACAACGAAGTAGCCCCCGGCCAGTTTGAAATCGCGCCCTTTTTTGAATCTGCGAACGTAGCCAGTGACCATCAGCAGCTACTCATGACAGTGCTGCGCCATACCGCTAAAAAGCATGGGTTTAACTGCCTGCTGCATGAAAAACCGTTTGCAGGCATCAACGGTTCTGGCAAGCACGTCAACTGGTCAGTGGGGAACGCCACTCAAGGAAATTTGCTCGATCCAGGCGATTCTCCCCATGAGAATGCTCAGTTCCTGGTCTTTTGTGGTGCCGTGATTCGCGGTGTGCACAAGTACGGTTCGCTGATGCGGGCAGTCATTGCTACGGCCAGCAACGATCATAGGCTAGGGGCCAATGAAGCGCCTCCCGCCATCATGTCTGTGTACTTAGGGACGCAGCTAGAGGAAGTCTTTGAACAGATCAAAACTGGCACAGTTACAGAGTCGAGGCAAAAAGGGGTGATGGATTTGGGCGTGGACGTGTTGCCCCATCTCACCAAAGATGCTGGCGATCGCAACCGCACCTCACCGTTTGCCTTCACCGGCAACCGATTTGAGTTTCGAGCTGTCGGATCAAGCCAATCGGTATCAGGCCCGCTGATTGCGCTGAATACGATGCTGGCAGATTCTCTAGATTGGATCGGCAATCGCCTGGAAAGGGAATTGTCTAGCGAAGCAGACCTCAGTACGGCGATCATCACCGTGCTCAAAGAAGTGATGGAAGAACATGGTGCTGTTGTCTTTGGCGGCAATGGCTATTCCGAAGAATGGCACAAAGTCGCGGTTGAGGATCGGGGTTTGGCAAACCTGCGCACCACTGCCGACGCTCTACCGATTCTCAAAGCAGAGTACATCGAAGACCTTTTCAAAAAAACTGGCGTACTGACTCCGGTTGAGCTTGAAAGCCGTTTTGAGGTGTATTCAGAGCAATACATTCTGTCTATTGAAGTGGAAGCCAAGCTTGTGGTTAGCATGGCCAAAACTATCATCTACCCGGCAGCATTAGAGTACCTGTCAAAGCTTTCGTCCACCATTGCCAGTTTGTCTAGCTTGGGCATCGACTTTGAGAAGGAGAGCGCCACCAAAATTGCTGACCTGACGAAGTCTCTAGTGGCGGCAACCGGCCAGCTGAGTGAGGCTCTAGGCCAGCATGATTTTGCCACAACAGAAGAAAAGATGCAGTATTGCGCCCAAACCCTTCGCCCTCTAATGGATGAGGTGCGCCAATATGCAGATGCACTGGAAGGTGAAGTTGCAGATAGTTTCTGGCCGCTGCCGACTTACCAAGAAATGCTGTTCATTAAGTAA
- a CDS encoding YdcF family protein has protein sequence MWQKLGESQRLRLAILAGCGLAGWLTLLGLDIYAFSLKSDSSPADAAIVLGAAVWDEQPSPVFAERINHAIDLYQAGTVRLVIFTGGVGANDQFAESIVASRYAIARGVAAEDTVCETTSKITWENLQGAKQIIDQQQLGRVLIVSDPLHLRRSVTMARELGIDAYSAPTPTTRYTGLQSQLEFLLREVFFYGLYWVRRPFRLIADPAPEIKVQPCQTIEQSRLLLPSIVNYAAKRFRTDVTGVDKLGDTPTRVGQD, from the coding sequence ATGTGGCAGAAACTTGGAGAATCACAACGGCTAAGGCTAGCAATACTGGCTGGCTGCGGTTTGGCAGGATGGCTCACGCTGCTCGGCCTGGATATTTACGCCTTTTCTCTGAAAAGCGACTCCTCGCCAGCAGACGCCGCCATCGTCTTGGGTGCTGCCGTTTGGGATGAGCAGCCTTCGCCAGTCTTTGCAGAGCGAATTAACCACGCCATTGACCTCTACCAAGCCGGCACTGTGAGGCTCGTGATTTTTACAGGTGGGGTAGGGGCTAATGACCAGTTCGCCGAATCGATTGTTGCTAGCCGCTATGCCATTGCTCGTGGGGTTGCGGCTGAAGACACGGTTTGCGAAACCACCTCTAAAATCACCTGGGAAAACTTACAGGGAGCAAAGCAGATCATCGACCAACAGCAGTTAGGTCGAGTGTTGATTGTCAGTGACCCACTGCACCTGCGGCGTTCGGTCACTATGGCCAGAGAGTTGGGCATAGATGCATATTCGGCCCCTACCCCCACTACTCGCTACACAGGACTTCAAAGTCAGCTAGAGTTTTTACTGCGCGAGGTCTTTTTCTACGGGCTGTATTGGGTGCGAAGGCCGTTTCGGCTGATTGCTGACCCAGCGCCAGAAATCAAAGTTCAACCTTGTCAAACAATTGAGCAGTCACGTCTACTCTTGCCGAGCATTGTAAATTACGCTGCAAAACGGTTTCGTACAGACGTTACTGGTGTAGATAAGCTAGGAGATACCCCGACTCGTGTAGGACAAGACTAA
- a CDS encoding DUF72 domain-containing protein: MTQLRIGISGWTYAAWRGAFYPTGLSHQRELAYASQRMNSIEINGSFYSLQRPSSYRKWAAETPSDFVFAVKGSRFITHMKKLRDIRPPLANFFASGLLLLGEKLGPILWQFPPQWSYDPARFVAFLKQLPGTPDEASALAEENTLAPERAWTTALHSRPLRYAFEVRHPSFFGNDFIELLRQHNAALVFADTAGTWPYAEDITADFVYIRLHGAEQLYTSGYTDEQLKGWAERIQAWRTGGEPEDSRRIVLGQAAISRQRDVYVYFDNDAKVHAPFDAIRLATRLLS, translated from the coding sequence ATGACCCAACTTCGCATAGGAATCTCAGGGTGGACCTATGCAGCTTGGCGCGGAGCCTTTTACCCTACAGGCTTGTCACATCAGCGTGAGCTGGCATACGCGAGCCAGCGCATGAACTCCATTGAGATCAACGGCTCTTTCTATTCCCTCCAGCGGCCTTCAAGTTACCGCAAGTGGGCTGCAGAGACGCCGTCTGACTTTGTTTTCGCCGTTAAGGGCAGTCGCTTCATCACCCACATGAAGAAGCTGCGCGATATTCGTCCTCCGCTGGCCAACTTTTTTGCCTCTGGCCTGCTGCTCTTGGGCGAAAAGCTGGGGCCGATTCTCTGGCAATTTCCGCCCCAGTGGAGCTATGATCCGGCCCGGTTTGTAGCCTTCCTTAAGCAGCTCCCCGGCACGCCTGATGAAGCGAGTGCCCTAGCTGAGGAAAACACCCTTGCGCCAGAGCGAGCATGGACGACAGCGCTCCATAGCAGACCGCTCCGCTATGCATTCGAGGTGCGCCATCCAAGTTTCTTTGGAAACGATTTCATCGAACTGCTGCGCCAACACAATGCTGCTCTGGTCTTTGCTGATACGGCAGGCACATGGCCGTATGCAGAAGACATCACGGCTGACTTTGTCTACATTCGCCTGCATGGAGCTGAGCAGCTTTACACGAGTGGTTACACAGATGAACAGCTTAAGGGGTGGGCCGAGCGGATACAGGCGTGGCGTACAGGGGGCGAACCGGAAGATAGCCGTCGAATTGTGCTTGGGCAGGCTGCAATCAGCAGACAACGAGATGTCTATGTGTATTTCGACAATGATGCAAAGGTGCATGCTCCCTTCGACGCGATCCGCCTTGCGACTCGGCTTTTAAGCTAG
- a CDS encoding FAD-dependent monooxygenase: protein MAQVVIVGAGPAGAALALLLVRRGIAVTLVEVTKDFHRVFRGEGLMPSGLDALQQMGLSEVLEQIPHRPLDAWEFIVGDTQLFRVEEPMGSSQPCTLVSQPPLLEALIAEAQPYEGFEFVQGVAVKDLVWSCDGQRPALGSDRIIGVKLANGREIAADLVIGTDGRNSIIRQRAGLELVKQPQDIGVLWFKLAAHPRFVEDNVFCTILKGDSGFSVFHGAEAGKLHLAWVLFAEDKTDRKQANWAEVFAASSPDWLAEHFRNSADTIEPPIRLSVVVGRCPSWHKPGVLLLGDAAHPMSPVRAQGINLALRDVIVAANYLVPVLMAGASPELIDQALGQIQAEREPEIIRAQQLQQREAGQGDKLRKNRLARALIMRLAPLFRRSLRQVWVKRQHDLREGVTSVRLVV from the coding sequence ATGGCGCAGGTTGTCATTGTGGGAGCAGGCCCGGCGGGTGCAGCGCTGGCCCTGCTGCTGGTCAGGCGCGGTATAGCCGTGACGCTGGTGGAAGTGACCAAAGACTTTCACCGGGTATTTCGGGGAGAGGGGCTGATGCCGAGCGGGCTTGATGCGCTGCAGCAGATGGGGTTGTCTGAGGTACTAGAGCAAATCCCGCACCGCCCGCTCGATGCTTGGGAGTTTATCGTGGGCGATACTCAGCTATTTCGAGTCGAAGAACCAATGGGGTCTAGCCAGCCCTGCACGCTGGTATCGCAACCGCCCCTGCTAGAAGCTCTGATTGCTGAGGCCCAGCCCTATGAGGGGTTTGAGTTTGTTCAGGGGGTGGCCGTCAAAGATTTGGTGTGGAGTTGCGATGGTCAAAGACCGGCCCTTGGGAGCGATCGCATCATCGGCGTCAAGCTAGCTAATGGCCGAGAGATTGCCGCTGATCTGGTGATCGGCACAGACGGGAGAAATTCAATCATTCGGCAGCGGGCAGGACTAGAACTCGTGAAGCAGCCGCAGGATATTGGTGTGCTCTGGTTCAAGTTGGCAGCGCATCCCCGCTTTGTTGAAGACAACGTGTTCTGCACGATTCTCAAGGGTGATAGTGGGTTCAGCGTTTTTCATGGAGCGGAAGCAGGCAAGCTGCACCTAGCCTGGGTCCTTTTTGCTGAGGATAAAACGGACCGGAAGCAGGCGAACTGGGCAGAGGTGTTTGCGGCTTCATCTCCAGACTGGCTAGCAGAGCATTTTCGCAACAGTGCAGACACGATTGAGCCACCAATTCGGCTGTCGGTGGTGGTAGGTCGCTGCCCGTCCTGGCACAAGCCAGGGGTTTTGCTGTTGGGAGATGCGGCTCACCCCATGTCTCCGGTGCGGGCGCAGGGGATCAACTTGGCTCTGCGCGATGTGATTGTGGCCGCAAATTATTTAGTGCCTGTGCTGATGGCGGGCGCTAGCCCTGAATTAATTGATCAGGCACTCGGGCAGATTCAGGCAGAGCGTGAACCGGAGATTATTCGCGCTCAACAGCTGCAGCAACGGGAAGCCGGTCAGGGAGATAAGCTGCGTAAGAACCGATTGGCGCGGGCGCTGATCATGCGGCTGGCCCCGCTGTTTCGGCGGAGTCTCCGGCAAGTTTGGGTTAAACGGCAGCATGATCTGCGTGAAGGAGTAACGTCAGTGAGACTGGTCGTTTAA